The following DNA comes from Candidatus Bathyarchaeota archaeon.
TGGCGCCGCGAGGAGATCAGTCTCGCCTACAACCACGCTAAGCTCTTTACCCCTCGTCCAGAGGTCCAACTCGTCGCTTACGAGAATGGTCCTGAGCTTCTACAAGACGTCATCTGGAGCCACGGTCGCGAAAAGGTCTACCTTAGTCACCCCATTACTGGGGAAAACGAGGTCATGCTCAATAACATCCATGAGTTCGGCAAGACCCTCAGTGAATACTATGTCGTATTCGATCCCTATATGATCAAAGACTGGAACACCGTAGAGGCTTGGAGGCGCACCGTCAACGCCGCCATCGTTGCCGGGGAGCCCCGTCCCAACAAGCTCAATTTCACTATGGAGTATAAGACCGGCGCCATCCGCGAGGAGATCGACGCCCTTGAACTCGAGGCCAGCATCAAAAACCTTCGGTTCCAGATCATCGACACGGACTATAAGCTCATCGAGAACAGCGCCATGGTTGTCGTTTACCATCCCCGTGCCGCAATCAGCGCAGGAGTCATGTGCGAGATGGTTTACGCCAAAGCCCTCGGCAAGATGGTCTACGTCTACTACCCATACGAACCCAGCCCCTTCTTCGAATGGTACGCCACCCGGATCTTTTCCGAGGAGGATGAACTCAGAGATTTTCTCATAAAAAATTCCAAGGTCACGGGCCAGACACCTCTAGATATCTACACAGGAAATGCACCTAGAAACAGTTAAGCCTTTAAAATCTCACCCATCGTGCGCGGGAGCTTATTCCCAACTAGGAGACAATAGGAAATCAGCAAATTACAACTATCTCCAGGGAACTAGCCACATAGTGACTGTCTCCCAGCCTTAGGTTAGGCATGTATGTTGCCTTTGTGATAGGATAATACTTCTCCAGGAGAGTCAGTATCACGCTATTGCTCTCCTTCCAAAACGCGCCCTAGAAAGAGAAAATCTTCTCGCGCGCGATCGAACATTCGTCTGCTGGAAATTCAAGAACGTCGCCCTATGCATATCGCGCGCTGAGAAAGGTCCCATTCTTGTAAAGTCGTAGAGTATCAATAAGTAAGCTAAACGTTAATAATAATGTCTATTTCATTCGCACGAGACTGTTCTTCTTCGTTTATCTGGTTTAGTGGGTTTTTTTGGTGCGGGGGGCGGGACTTGAACCCGCGAAAGCCTCAGCTACGAGATGTCTTACCCGTGGTTGGGATCTTAAGTCTCGCCCCTTTGACCAGCCTCGGGTACCCCCGCTGCTTGATATGTGGGTGCGGTGGGGGTATTTATTTATGGGTGTGAGTGTCCTCTGTTCTGGCGTTGGGCCCGTAGCGCAGTATGGATAGCGCGCCGGCCTCCTAAGCCTGAGGTCGTGGGTTCAAATCCCACCGGGCCCGCCAGATATCTCATTTTCTATTTTTAACCCTCAGATATCACCCTTTGATTGTAGACTTTTTCTTTTTGGGTTGAATAACTCAAGGCTATGTGCTGAATCTCCCGCGCGCACGAGTTATAAACATAAAATACACCCTTTAAATCGAGGATAATCACATGGTGCATATTAACTCTGTTTCGAGCCGAACTACTTTACTTGGCTCCACAGATATTAGAGTCTCACAAATCGGTATTGGAACGAACCGGTGGGCGTTTGGTGAGAATGATGAGCCGGTCTTCCAAGTATACAAGTCATTGCTAGATAATGGCGTAAACTTCTTTGACACAGCTGAGGTATACACTGGTGGAAAGTCTGAGCGTCTTCTTGGAGCTTGTTCCAAACGCGATGGGAGAAACTCGGTTATAGCTAGTAAATATAGGCCCTCTTCTGACCGTTGTACTGAGCGTGATTTCTTTGAGGCTCTGGATGGATCGTTAAAACGGTTGGGAGAGGAGACTTTGGATCTCTATTATATACACAGGCCTCCGTCCGCTCAGGGTATTGAGGCCCTTATGGATTATATGGCTGAGGCTTGGACTTCGGAGAAGATAAGTGCAGTTGGTGTTAGTAACTTTGATGCTGAGCAGATGAGGAGGTCTGTGGCTCAACTTGAAAGACATGGCCTAAAGCTGGCCGCAAATCAGGTTGAGTATAGCCTGTTGAATCGGATGACTGAAACAAATGGTGTCTTTGATGCTTGTAAAGACCTCAATGCTTCTCTTGTAGCTTACCGTCCTCTTGGGAGGGGACAGCTAGCCTCGGCTGTAATCGCTGGTAACTCTTCGAGGGCTGCAGTTGGAAATCAAAATGAGTCTAAATTGGAGACTGTTATTCTATCAATTGCTGAGGACCATGGAGGGAGTGTTAGTCAGGTAGCTATCAATTGGCTACTTCGTAGGGATGACCTGGTGATTCCAATTCCCGGTGCCACTAAAGTGGACCATGCTCTGGAGAACATTGGAGCATTAGATTGGAACATGAGCAAATCTGAGTTTAACGAGTTGGATGACACCTCTTCATAACTTCTTTTATCCATTAACTGCAACGCGCGCTGGAAGACCTGAATAACACTGAACTCAAGACCATAATAAAGGAAATATTGGATACTGTGAACTGAATATTATAATGCCTTATTCAGGCATTTAAAGAGAGATAATAATCTAGACACTGATCAATGAAGAGACACTTTCACTTACTCGCGCGAGATGAAATGAACCGTGCACGATTGTCTGCACTCTTTTGAAACACTAACATCTGATTTTCTAGTGTTGATTTTTCAAAGCGCGCGAATGTTTAATCCTTAAAAAATACAAATAATGTTGATTTGTAGGATAGTACATCTATGGGAAAAGAAGTCAAACGTGACGACCATAAAACCATCACCGATAAGATCGAAGGTATGACCGAGTACTTGGGATTCTACAACTTCTATTGGGACGAGAAGGAAGGCAAGATCTGGCTAGAGGTCAGTAATTGGGACGAAGAGTTCCTTTATGTTAATGCCCTCTCCGCTGGCCTAGGCTCCAATGATATTGGACTGGACAGAAACCAACTTGGAAAGACAAGGATTGTATATTTCCACCGAATCGGGCCAAAGGTCCTCCTTTTCCAACCCAATTACAGCTATAGGGCGCTGAGTGGAAACCCCGACGAGATAAAAGACGTCGACGATTCCTTTACATCCGCCGTAATCTGGGGGTTTAAGGTGGATACCGAGGAGGGGGAAAGGGTGCTGGTGGACGCCACCGAGTTCCTGATGAGGGACGAGAAGGATGTCATCACTAGGCTCAAGCAGATGGATGAGGGGGAATACGAAGTTGACTTATCAAAATCGGCAATTTGGATGCCCGAGACCAAGAATTTTCCCCTCAACACTGAGTTCGAGGCTTTGCTTACCTATAAGGGGAGATCCCCCGGGGGCTATGTCACTAGCGTCGCCGTAGAGCCCAAGCTGCTTACTATGAGGCAACATCACAGTTTCATCCAGCTACCCGCTGATAACTTCGAACCTAGGCTCTGGGATCTGAGGTCTATGTTCGGGTCTAACACTTACAATGACTACTCCGCTCCAGTGGACCAATCCATTCAAAAAAAACTCATCAGGCGCCACAGATTAAAGAAAAAGAACCCGAAGGAGGAGTACGGGGAGGCTGTAGATCCTATAGTTTACTACGTTGACAGAGGTGTCCCTGAGCCAATTAGGTCAGCATTGGTGGAGGGCGCTGCGTGGTGGAACCAGGCCTTCGAGGCGGCGGGGTACAAGGATGCGTTCAGGTGTGAGGTGCTCCCTGAGGGTGCTGACAACTTGGATATAAGGTATAACATAATCAACTGGGTGCACCGCACTACAAGAGGTTGGAGTTACGGCTTTGGTATTGATGATCCCCGGACGGGGGAGATAATAAAGGGGCAGGTTGCGTTGGGTTCCCTCCGTATCCGGCATGATTTCATGATCGCAGAGGGGCTCATTGCTGATTACGAGGACGGTAGCGAAACATCAGAGATGCTTGAGATGGCACTCGCTAGGATTAGGCAGCTTTCGGTTCATGAGGTGGGGCACACCTTGGGGGTGGGTCATAACTTTGCTTCTAACGTCAACGGTAGGTCCTCAGTGATGGATTATCCCGCCATGTGGGTGAAGATAGACGATGACGGCAAACTCGACCTCTCCGAAGCCTATGAAACAGGCGTCGGAGAGTGGGACAAAGTCTATATCAATTTCGGATACCGGGACTATCCAAAAGGAGCAGACGTAGACTCGGAGTCCAAGTTGATACTTGATGGCGCCTTCGAGAGGGGGCTGCTTTTCGCGCCTGGTCAGGGCTCAGGGGCAGCGGGGGACCACCCGCTAGACAACCCTTGGGTGAACAGGACTGACCCAGTGGACGAGTTGGAACGCATTATAAAGATTCGAAAGATCGCACTGGATGGCTTTTCAGAGCGGAGGATCAAACCAGGTATGCCTATGGCGCTGCTTGAGGAGCCCTTGGTAACTACATATCTCTACCACAGATTCTCTACAGAGGCAGCCTGCAGCAAGATAGGCGGCCTTTACTATAACCATACCCTCAGAGGAGACACTCAAAAAGACCCCGAGATAGTATCCGGGGACGAGCAGAGGCACGCCATTGAGGTTGTGTTGAGAACGATCAACCCCGAGTTCCTTGAAATGCCAGAGAGGGTGCTGGAGATAATGCCACCGAGGCTAAGGGGCTTGGGTCCCCACAAGTTGACACTGCAGGAACCATCACTGATAAATAGGGATGTCTTTCCCGGACGTACTGGGAATCCATTTGACCCTTTAGGTGCGGCTGAGGTAGCTGCCAACTTTACCGTTGAGCGGTTGTTGCATCACGAGAGGGCGGCCAGAGTCGTTGAGTACCACACTAGGAACGATTACACTCCGAGTCTCGGGGAGGTTATTGACGCCCTGATTGAGGTCACTTGGAAGAAAACATATGAAAACGGGTACCACGCGGAGCTGGGTAGAATGGTGAACAGCTTGGTGCTCTACAACCTCATAAAGCTGTCATCTAACAGAGAGGCTGCAATGAGTGTGCGTTCAATTGCCTACCTCAAACTGGACGAGACCAAGGAATGGCTCGGGAAACAGGGGAAAAATGTTAAGGACGAAAGTTACAGAGCCCACTATCTGTTCTCCAAGGATTTGATCGAGCTCTACCAAAAGAACCCTACCGCCGTGAAGCTCACTAAGCCCCTCGGGATTCCCCAAGGAGAGCCTATCTAACTTATTTCCCAAATTTGTTTAATGGTATAAAAGCCCTAGAACTAACTGAGACCGCGAGCATTAAAGGAGGTCCTCGAAAAGGTCTGTGAAGCTTGTTAACACCCATATGACTAACTTACTCTCGGTTATCCCCTATTCGGTGAATGAATTCACCCATCTTAGGGAGATCAAATAAGCATCGATCACAACACGTACCCTCTCGGGAAAAATATGACCATCAGAAAGCCCTAGAGGTCTAAATTAACTATGTTCTTTCCGCTTCACTTTTAGATGAATTGTCGAAATGTTATATCTATGTTTATGCGTCAGGTAGATACGCGATCTGCAAGGTGGCATCATCCTTGAAAAAGTTGAAATTTGATCATTATTACCTCTACGGAGAGATTACTGAGGCCCTGAATGAGCTAGCCACGGAATATCCCTCCCTCGCCAAGTTGACATCAGCGGGAAAGAGTATTGAGGGCCGTGACATCTGGGTCATGGAAATAACTGACTTTGGGACGGGGCCCCCGGAGTGCAAACCCGCCGTCTGGGTTGACGGGAATACCCACGCTGGCGAGCCTACAGGGTCTATGGTCTGTCTTAAAACCATCAGTCACTTGCTATCAAGCTACGGAAAGGATCCGCGAATCACAGAGCTACTTGGTAATACAACTTTTTACATCTTACCTAGGGTGGACCCCGATGGGGGGGAATTCGTCCTCACAACCCCCTATTACGTCCTCAGCGCCGATATTGAGACTGGTGGAGGGAGATGGTACCCTCTTAGTGAGGAGGAGTGGCGGGCGTCCCAGCACGGCCTCTACCTTGAGGACATCGACGGGGACGGGTCCATCGTAAAGATGAGGATCCCAGACCCAGCGGGGGAGTGGAAGCCCATGGAACAGGACAAACGGCTCATGGTCAAGAGGAGGCCAGAGGACCGGGAGGGGGATTTCTATAGGATGTACCCAGAAGGAATGATACTGAACTACGAGGGTGAGAAGGAGATCAAGATGGCTCCCTCCCGCTGGGGCCTCAACATGGGCGGGAACTGGCCCGGGAACTGGGGCACCGAGAACCCCGGCAGGGGAAGCGGCCCTTATCCGCTATCCGAGCCCGAGACCAGAGCCATCGCAGACTTTATTCTTGGCCACCCAAACATCTGCGTGGGGGTCACCTACCACACTCACGGCGGAGTCCTGTTTAGCTACTCAGAATACTTAGAGCTCCCTTCCCAGGATCGAAAGCTATTCGAGATCATCAACTCGGTCTTCGTGGAGCAGACGGGCTACCCGTTCCGCTCCAGCGTGAAGCGGAGGGGGACGGGCGGGGGTTTCTCCTCATATATGACGGTTCACAGAGGGATACCCTGCACCACCGTGGAGGTCTGGGACCTCATCAGTCGGCTTGGAATGGGGAACTTCATGGAGAGAGGCGGATTCTACAACACTCCCGATAGGCTCGAAGAGCAGGAATTGAAGCTCATGGCCTGGAACGAGAAGGAACTTGGGGGTAAGGCTTTCGTGGAGTGGCACCTGTTCAATCATCCTCAGCTGGGCCCTATAGAGGTAGGGGGATGGATCAAAAAGTTCCTCTGGAGGAACCCCCCCGTGGAGTTCCTGGAGGATGAGATAGATAGGAATATGGGCTTCCCCGTTAAACTTGGAGAGTACCTGCCCCGACTAAGCGTAAGGGAGGCCTCATCAACAGACATTGGAGGGAATCTGTACAAAGTCTCAGTCACCTTGGAGAATTTAGGGGCGTTCCCAACCTACATAATGCAACAGGCCGTAGAAATCGGGGCCACAAAGCCGGGTATAATTACCCTCAAGCTGGGAGCGGGGATGAATCTGATCAAGGGGGCGAGGCATGAGACTTTCCATCTGGAAGGATATCTAAATAAGACTCTTACGGGATCTCGATACGAGAGGCTAAACACCAGGGACAAGAACATGGCCACTTTTAGCTGGGTAATCGAAGCTGAGGGGCCGGGGGAGGTCGAGGTGCGCTACGAGTCCCCAAAGGCAGGGAGAGGCATTACAACCCTAAAGATCCTGTAGCAGATGCAATGCGCGTGAGGATTAGGCCTATGATGCCCTCCAGACCCTACTTGATGTATACCATTCTCTAGATCACTTTGAATGATTTCCTAACATCTGGATCTATAACTTTTATGAACTGGGATAGTTTTCTCGGAAGTAAGGGATAATCTCTTCCCCAATGAGCCTGATAGTCTCCGCGGGGTCGGGACCCAAAGGAGGTCCAAATCTTATGTGATTGAGCCCCTTATTGACCAGTTTCTCCAGACGCCGGATGCAGTCCTCAGGGGTCCCATGGATTGCAATATCAGCCATCTTGTCGGTTACAAGGGATCTTGCTTTCTCCGGGTCCTTCGCGGCGTAGGCCTCCCTGATGGGATCAAAGTCTAATGGAGTTAATCCTATCTCGGCGATCATATCGGGGGCGAGGTGGGGGCCATAAAATGATACCAAGCCCCTTAGAGCTTTCTTAGCTTTCTCGGGGTCCTGGGATGCGGAGAACCAAATGCAGCCAACCACGTCGATATCGTCCAGGCACCTCCCTGCCCTCCTGGCTCCCCTGATGATGTGACCTTTGACAGTTTCAAAATATTCGGGAGGGAAGAGGAGAGGTAGGCCTCCATCGCCGATCTCCCCAATAAGCTCCAGCATTCTCCTGCTCTGGGCCCCCAAGTAGAGTGGTATCGAGTCTCTGAAGGGCTTGAACCGAATATAGGCCTCCTTTGTCCACCTCTTGAAGACCTTGCCATCATGCTCCACCCGCTCTCCCTTGAGGAGCCTCCGAATCAGAGTGAAGCTCTCCCGCATCCCGGAGATGGGCCTACGGGCCTTGATCCCAACCCACTCCAGGAACTCAACGGCCCCAACACTGATGCCTAGACGGACCCTACCGTGGCTATATTCGTCAAGGGTGGCGGCGTGCATTACCAGCTCTGCGGGGTTCACTGTATATGGTGTCACTATCCCGGTGCCCAAGTGGATCTTGTTAGTGTTCGCGGCGGTGGCCGTAAGAAAGACCCAGACGTCTCTCTGGAAGAGGTCTTGGCAGTACCAGACGCAGTCCAACCCCGCCTTTTCAGCGAGGACAGCATACCTAACGGCCTTCTCGGTTGGTCCGTGGCCACTGTTGAGTGAGAGGCTGAAGGTAAGCGTCATGTTAGGGTTCAAATTAGGTTAAGGGTGTGATAAGAGTTCGCTCCACGTGTGCCGGGCACTTTTTCCCCCCAACTCTTTTCTTCAATTCACTCCCCTTTCCTGCCATGGATTGTGATATTCTGGTGATTGGTGCCGGGATCATGGGGCTCAGCTCGGCTTACCACCTGAAGAGACTGAATCCAAAGAAGAGGGTAGTCCTGATTGAGAGGCTCGGTGCCCCTGGGCAGGGAAGCACAGCCAAGAGCGCTGGGGGATTCCGGGATCTCCTATTGTCGGGGACTAACAGGATCCTTGCTGAGGCAACTATTGACTGGTTCCGTCACATTCAGGCGGAGACAGAGCACAACTTGAAGATGCATAACACAACTTACCTTTATCTTCTCGGGGTGACTCAGTATGCCAGACGCAAGCCCCTTTTCGAGGAGATGGAGAAGGTGGGGCTTAAATTGAAAACCTTCAGTCCCAAGGAGTTGAAAGGTCATATCCCTGGTCTTGTGATAGATTTTAGCGGAGACGAGGAAGCAGAGATGATGGGTATAGAATCCATCGAAGCAGGAGTTCAAGGAATTAACTGCGGGTCGGTGGACACCGATTCCCTATCACGATGCTTAGAGGCCCTCTTCCTGGGGCTTGGAGGGGAGGTGCACTACGGTACGACGGCTGACCGGCTTTTACTGGGCGCAAGGAAGGCGCTGGATATCCCCGGTGAGCCTTTCGTTTGGCAGAAGGCCTTGGTGAAGGGGGCGGAGACCAGCCTCGGTGAGATACGGGCGATGACTACGGTAGTGGCTGCGGGTGTCTGGTCGGAACGGCTGCTGGATCCTATAGGCTTCGATTCTATGATGCGGCCAAAGAAGCGGTGCATGTATGTCCTTAAGGATCCAAGGCTGAAACGGTTACTCTATACCCGGGGCTTCAACAGTGATAAAGTTCTCCCCGTGACCCAGATACCAGATGCCGGGGTCTATCTAAAGGGAGATCTCTCCGAGGGGAGCATCTGGGTCGGGGTCACTGAGGACCTTGGGAGGGAGTACCGTCTCGAAGATGACCCCCAGGCCGAGGAGGAGACCTACTCCGGGAACGCCTACCATGCCCTGGTAAAGTACCTGCCCAGTTTTGAGGGCGTGCGTCCCGTGAACATGTGGGCGGGGCAAAGGGCTGTAAATGGCTTCGACAAGATTCCTGTGGTGGAGGGGATGCCTGGATTGATCTACGTGGGAGCCGCCACTGGGAACGGCATCATGAAGTGCGACTCCTTGGGCCGGATTGTCGCGGCCTACTATGCAGGGGCGAAGGATGCCAAGCTGTATGGGGAGCGTAGGGTCCGAGTCTCTGACATTAGTGTGAAAAATCGCCGGGTAGAGAAAGAGCGATTTTAAACGGTGATCTAGGTTTCATCCTTCTTAGACCCTCAACGGAATCAATGCCATATAGACTTGCTTTATGTCGAGGACTCTTGAGGTGTACCCTACTCTGGTGTATCCTAGATGTAGACGATCGATCCCAGGAGAAACCTCCTGATCTCCCTGTAGGAAACCTCCACCTCAAGCTAACCTGTCAGGCAGATCAACAACTAACGCCACAGAGCGGGGATTCAGTGGCCATACTACTCGGGGGGGAGTCTCTTGATGAAGGAAATATTGTCCAAGGGCAGGTTCTCGGAAACCGATTTGTGTGGCTCTGGGGGGCTTAATCTCCCCGTTCCAACATGAGCTGTTGTACGGGGAGGTAGGTTTCACCGTCCCGGTCCGAATAGATCCTAATGTAACTCTAAGGCTGATCTATCTTTTTTTGACCTGCCCTACTTTTCCGATGCAGTAAATAAGAGTCTATCACGCGAGATCCTCGCTATTTTTGAGGACTCTTGTTACTCGCGGTTCAGTCTAGCTAAATAGAAACCGTTGCACTCATTTAGATGCGGGTAAAGACGCTGAGCTCCTTCCTGACCACGTAGTCCCGGGAGCCCCAGCCTGGGAAGGGCATCAACCAACCCGAACTCTGGGTGCTCCCTTAGAAAGTGCTCCACCACCATCTCATTTTCCTCAACAGTGATGCTGCATGTACTATACACGATGGACCCACCCTCGGCAACACGATTTGCACACCTGCTTAAGATCCTTCTCTGGATCCCAGCCATCCTCCCGATGCTCCCTCTTGTGATGCGCCACTTCCCGCTTGGAGCCCTGCCGAACGTTCCTGTCCCTGTGCACGGAGGATCCACCAGTACCAGATCCGCTTCTATATCCGGATAAGCCCCCTGTTTTATAGCGTCCCCCAGCACTGGGATTGCATTTTCCACTCCGAGTCTCAGCATCTCCCTCTTCCACGCCTCAAGGCGTTTCTCAGAGAAATCCATAGAATAAATCCGGCCTTCTCCCGCTAACCTCTCGGCAATATGCCCCGTTTTAATCCCGGGGGCGGCGCAGACTTCTAGAACTGTCATCCCGGGCGCCGGGGCGGCGACGAATCCTGCCAGGGCGCTCGCCTTATCCTGTATGGTGAAGAGTCCCATCTCATGAGAATTCAGGAAGACGAGGGGCCGGGCTTGGGCCACAACCTTATAAATGTGTTTTAGACCGACATTTTCCAACTCTACGCCCTCCCCCCTTAGCTTTCCTAGAAGCATCTTATCGTCTCCCTTAGTTTCGTTGAACCTCACGTAGCTGGGGGGAACAGGGGCTTCCAGAAGCCGGGTCGACTCTTCATCGCCCAGGAGTTTCCGGCAGTATCTTACATACCATGTAGGATGGAACGTCCTCAGGGCCGTGACCTCGTCCTGGGATATCTCCTCCCACAGGATCTCAAGGCGGGGAATTAGGATCAAGGCCTCCTCGACAGGGGCGAAACCCCTTTCCCCTAGAATCTCTCGGGCGAGGTCTTCCATCTCCACCAGCTCCTCATAGGTCGGGTCCCCGTATATCGCCTCGGAGGCGTAGATCCTAAGGAAGTTCTTTTTTCCAAGGAAGATCTCGTTAATGCCGTCTTCACCAATGGCCCTCAAGATGATGTGGTCGAGGGCGTTCCTCCTCCGGGTAGTTTCCATGATGAGCCGGAATGCGTGGCGCAGCGTGGTTCCATCCCTGATCCGGAGCTGTTCGGCTGTGCTCCGAAGGGCCTGGCGCCCGTTCATCCTCTTTAGTTCCATCCAGCTCAGGGCCTCTATGGCAAGCGCCAGCGTCTCAGACCTCATAACCAATCCCCCCCGGCATCCACTGTGGAGCGGAGGGATTACTACCTTATCTTGGTTCCGACGAGGGCACTATATTTCATCAACTAAATGAGTGCGCCTTGAAAGTGCTCATAACTAAACCTGATAATCCACGCGCGAGTGAATTAATTCGCATGAAACACCTATATTATCCAACTTGCGGTTGTTACCCCATATTAATAGTGAGGCCGACTAGTAGGACCAGTAGAACTACTGTTGTTATTATCGCCAGCGAATCATCATTGCCCCTGAAAAATATGTAGACAGCCGATGCGATGTTTAAAATTGAGGTTGCTATAAGGACTGTGAATCCTAATAACAGGACTTGGGATGGCATAATTACTAGGTTTCCGTTTAACATATTGTCCCACTCCTGTGTTCCATAAGGGTTTGAGGTGTCCCCGGTCACGAACGTCATGGCCATACCTATGACGATGAGTATCGCGCTAATCCGAACCCCGAAGGAGAAGATTGTTGCAGCGCTACGCCTAACTCGCATCATCATCTCTTCGCCCATTCTAGATTCCCATCCCAAAGAGAATCATTCTGATAGCAATTATGTTCAGCAACACGATAAATGTCTTCTTGAGAGCGATCCCTTTGATCTGGGTAGAAAATCGAGCTCCGATGCTCGCACCAATAATCGAACCCAAGACCACAGGTGCAGCGATAAAGACATCGCAGTACTGATTTCTGATGTAGACGAGGGCGCTCGTAGCGGCAGTGACCCCAATCATGAAATTACTAGTCGCGACCGCCGCTTTCATAGGGATATTTCCAATAACATTCATTGTAGGGACTTTGATCGCTCCCCCGCCTATGCCTAATAGCCCAGACATAATCCCAGCGATGTAGCTGATTCCGAAGGTCTCTGGGGTCCTGCTTACGCCATATTCTATCGACTCTTCTCTA
Coding sequences within:
- a CDS encoding aldo/keto reductase, giving the protein MVHINSVSSRTTLLGSTDIRVSQIGIGTNRWAFGENDEPVFQVYKSLLDNGVNFFDTAEVYTGGKSERLLGACSKRDGRNSVIASKYRPSSDRCTERDFFEALDGSLKRLGEETLDLYYIHRPPSAQGIEALMDYMAEAWTSEKISAVGVSNFDAEQMRRSVAQLERHGLKLAANQVEYSLLNRMTETNGVFDACKDLNASLVAYRPLGRGQLASAVIAGNSSRAAVGNQNESKLETVILSIAEDHGGSVSQVAINWLLRRDDLVIPIPGATKVDHALENIGALDWNMSKSEFNELDDTSS
- a CDS encoding zinc-dependent metalloprotease encodes the protein MGKEVKRDDHKTITDKIEGMTEYLGFYNFYWDEKEGKIWLEVSNWDEEFLYVNALSAGLGSNDIGLDRNQLGKTRIVYFHRIGPKVLLFQPNYSYRALSGNPDEIKDVDDSFTSAVIWGFKVDTEEGERVLVDATEFLMRDEKDVITRLKQMDEGEYEVDLSKSAIWMPETKNFPLNTEFEALLTYKGRSPGGYVTSVAVEPKLLTMRQHHSFIQLPADNFEPRLWDLRSMFGSNTYNDYSAPVDQSIQKKLIRRHRLKKKNPKEEYGEAVDPIVYYVDRGVPEPIRSALVEGAAWWNQAFEAAGYKDAFRCEVLPEGADNLDIRYNIINWVHRTTRGWSYGFGIDDPRTGEIIKGQVALGSLRIRHDFMIAEGLIADYEDGSETSEMLEMALARIRQLSVHEVGHTLGVGHNFASNVNGRSSVMDYPAMWVKIDDDGKLDLSEAYETGVGEWDKVYINFGYRDYPKGADVDSESKLILDGAFERGLLFAPGQGSGAAGDHPLDNPWVNRTDPVDELERIIKIRKIALDGFSERRIKPGMPMALLEEPLVTTYLYHRFSTEAACSKIGGLYYNHTLRGDTQKDPEIVSGDEQRHAIEVVLRTINPEFLEMPERVLEIMPPRLRGLGPHKLTLQEPSLINRDVFPGRTGNPFDPLGAAEVAANFTVERLLHHERAARVVEYHTRNDYTPSLGEVIDALIEVTWKKTYENGYHAELGRMVNSLVLYNLIKLSSNREAAMSVRSIAYLKLDETKEWLGKQGKNVKDESYRAHYLFSKDLIELYQKNPTAVKLTKPLGIPQGEPI
- a CDS encoding M14 family metallopeptidase encodes the protein MSKCYIYVYASGRYAICKVASSLKKLKFDHYYLYGEITEALNELATEYPSLAKLTSAGKSIEGRDIWVMEITDFGTGPPECKPAVWVDGNTHAGEPTGSMVCLKTISHLLSSYGKDPRITELLGNTTFYILPRVDPDGGEFVLTTPYYVLSADIETGGGRWYPLSEEEWRASQHGLYLEDIDGDGSIVKMRIPDPAGEWKPMEQDKRLMVKRRPEDREGDFYRMYPEGMILNYEGEKEIKMAPSRWGLNMGGNWPGNWGTENPGRGSGPYPLSEPETRAIADFILGHPNICVGVTYHTHGGVLFSYSEYLELPSQDRKLFEIINSVFVEQTGYPFRSSVKRRGTGGGFSSYMTVHRGIPCTTVEVWDLISRLGMGNFMERGGFYNTPDRLEEQELKLMAWNEKELGGKAFVEWHLFNHPQLGPIEVGGWIKKFLWRNPPVEFLEDEIDRNMGFPVKLGEYLPRLSVREASSTDIGGNLYKVSVTLENLGAFPTYIMQQAVEIGATKPGIITLKLGAGMNLIKGARHETFHLEGYLNKTLTGSRYERLNTRDKNMATFSWVIEAEGPGEVEVRYESPKAGRGITTLKIL
- a CDS encoding LLM class flavin-dependent oxidoreductase; this encodes MTLTFSLSLNSGHGPTEKAVRYAVLAEKAGLDCVWYCQDLFQRDVWVFLTATAANTNKIHLGTGIVTPYTVNPAELVMHAATLDEYSHGRVRLGISVGAVEFLEWVGIKARRPISGMRESFTLIRRLLKGERVEHDGKVFKRWTKEAYIRFKPFRDSIPLYLGAQSRRMLELIGEIGDGGLPLLFPPEYFETVKGHIIRGARRAGRCLDDIDVVGCIWFSASQDPEKAKKALRGLVSFYGPHLAPDMIAEIGLTPLDFDPIREAYAAKDPEKARSLVTDKMADIAIHGTPEDCIRRLEKLVNKGLNHIRFGPPLGPDPAETIRLIGEEIIPYFRENYPSS
- a CDS encoding FAD-binding oxidoreductase, translated to MDCDILVIGAGIMGLSSAYHLKRLNPKKRVVLIERLGAPGQGSTAKSAGGFRDLLLSGTNRILAEATIDWFRHIQAETEHNLKMHNTTYLYLLGVTQYARRKPLFEEMEKVGLKLKTFSPKELKGHIPGLVIDFSGDEEAEMMGIESIEAGVQGINCGSVDTDSLSRCLEALFLGLGGEVHYGTTADRLLLGARKALDIPGEPFVWQKALVKGAETSLGEIRAMTTVVAAGVWSERLLDPIGFDSMMRPKKRCMYVLKDPRLKRLLYTRGFNSDKVLPVTQIPDAGVYLKGDLSEGSIWVGVTEDLGREYRLEDDPQAEEETYSGNAYHALVKYLPSFEGVRPVNMWAGQRAVNGFDKIPVVEGMPGLIYVGAATGNGIMKCDSLGRIVAAYYAGAKDAKLYGERRVRVSDISVKNRRVEKERF
- a CDS encoding RsmB/NOP family class I SAM-dependent RNA methyltransferase; the encoded protein is MRSETLALAIEALSWMELKRMNGRQALRSTAEQLRIRDGTTLRHAFRLIMETTRRRNALDHIILRAIGEDGINEIFLGKKNFLRIYASEAIYGDPTYEELVEMEDLAREILGERGFAPVEEALILIPRLEILWEEISQDEVTALRTFHPTWYVRYCRKLLGDEESTRLLEAPVPPSYVRFNETKGDDKMLLGKLRGEGVELENVGLKHIYKVVAQARPLVFLNSHEMGLFTIQDKASALAGFVAAPAPGMTVLEVCAAPGIKTGHIAERLAGEGRIYSMDFSEKRLEAWKREMLRLGVENAIPVLGDAIKQGAYPDIEADLVLVDPPCTGTGTFGRAPSGKWRITRGSIGRMAGIQRRILSRCANRVAEGGSIVYSTCSITVEENEMVVEHFLREHPEFGLVDALPRLGLPGLRGQEGAQRLYPHLNECNGFYLARLNRE
- a CDS encoding DUF1634 domain-containing protein, which codes for MGEEMMMRVRRSAATIFSFGVRISAILIVIGMAMTFVTGDTSNPYGTQEWDNMLNGNLVIMPSQVLLLGFTVLIATSILNIASAVYIFFRGNDDSLAIITTVVLLVLLVGLTINMG